The proteins below come from a single Marinobacter bohaiensis genomic window:
- a CDS encoding flagellar basal body rod C-terminal domain-containing protein: MINNSFAIGIQGIQDGMMGVDTSARKIARAGTDGPQGTNAEASNSLAEPIVDMQLYARSVEASAQVVKTADETVGTLLDVMA, encoded by the coding sequence ATGATCAACAACAGTTTTGCAATCGGTATACAGGGCATTCAGGACGGCATGATGGGCGTGGATACCTCCGCGCGCAAAATTGCCCGTGCCGGTACCGACGGCCCCCAAGGCACCAACGCCGAAGCCAGCAACAGCCTGGCGGAGCCGATCGTCGATATGCAGCTGTATGCCCGGAGTGTCGAAGCATCAGCCCAGGTCGTGAAGACTGCGGATGAAACCGTAGGGACCCTCCTCGACGTCATGGCCTGA
- a CDS encoding putative metalloprotease CJM1_0395 family protein, producing MSIALSANPAFPVGAASPQTPAAAARGPESSRDPDSSASSDSSPSRRDAAPRGEQAQARNGQRLDEAELAELKDLKARDREVRAHEAAHQSVGGQHAGAASFTYSRGPDGVNYAVGGEVPIDTAPVPNNPQATIDKMRTVRAAALAPAEPSSQDRQVAAEAMQTLMQARAELSAKSSDSEQDAASSDSASESEGNARQQREADTAYRSVARLDDAREAADGESPQSPAFLASA from the coding sequence GTGTCCATTGCACTCAGTGCCAATCCAGCATTCCCGGTCGGTGCGGCGTCGCCCCAGACGCCCGCCGCCGCAGCACGCGGTCCTGAGTCCTCGCGCGACCCTGACTCGTCAGCTTCTTCCGATTCATCGCCATCCCGGCGGGATGCGGCTCCCCGTGGCGAGCAGGCGCAGGCCCGCAACGGACAGCGCCTGGATGAAGCCGAACTCGCCGAACTGAAAGATCTCAAGGCCCGTGATCGCGAAGTGAGGGCCCATGAGGCTGCCCACCAGTCCGTTGGCGGCCAGCATGCCGGCGCGGCCAGCTTCACCTATTCTCGAGGCCCTGACGGCGTGAACTACGCCGTCGGCGGTGAAGTGCCCATCGACACCGCGCCGGTCCCCAACAACCCCCAGGCCACCATCGACAAGATGCGCACGGTGCGCGCGGCGGCCCTGGCACCGGCTGAACCCTCCTCACAGGATCGCCAGGTTGCGGCCGAGGCCATGCAAACCCTGATGCAGGCCCGGGCGGAGTTGTCGGCCAAATCGTCCGATTCCGAGCAGGATGCGGCCTCGTCTGACAGCGCGTCGGAGTCGGAAGGCAACGCGCGCCAGCAACGCGAAGCCGATACGGCGTACCGTTCGGTCGCCCGTCTGGACGACGCTCGCGAAGCCGCCGACGGCGAATCGCCCCAGTCCCCGGCCTTCCTGGCCTCCGCCTGA
- a CDS encoding acyl-CoA dehydrogenase C-terminal domain-containing protein, producing MPEYKAPLRDIKFVMSELLDSEQHYANLEGAEDATPDMVDAIIQEGSKFCEQVLSPLNQVGDQEGCTWSEDGVKTPTGFKEAYQQYVEGGWPSMTADPNYGGQGLPSSIGIVMSEMVGTSNWSWGMYPGLSHGAINTIEQHGSDEQKDVYLTKLTSGEWTGTMCLTEPHCGSDLGILRSKAEPNADGSYNITGTKIFISAGEHDMAENIVHIVLARLPGAPEGTKGISLFIVPKFLPSEDGSVGERNAVSCGSLEHKMGIHGNATCVMNFDGAQGWLIGPENKGLNCMFTFMNTARIGTAIQGLGAAELGFQGSLAYAKERLAMRSLNGAKNPDGPADPIIVHPDVRRMLLTQKSVAEAARALIYLAAQQADIVHQGKTEEERKAADAMLGFLTPIAKAFLTEIGYESANLGMQVFGGHGFISEWGMEQNVRDARIGMIYEGTTGIQALDLLGRKVLMSQGESLKGFTKQVHVFCKENADNEQLKEFVEPLQALNKEWGDLTMKVGMTAMKNRDEVGAASVDYLMYSGYAVFAYLWARMAKVALDAMAEGTSEEAFYTAKVQTARFYFKRLLPRTKGHAEAMLAGADSLMDMPEDNFAF from the coding sequence ATGCCCGAGTACAAAGCGCCCCTGCGTGACATTAAATTTGTGATGTCCGAGCTTCTGGACAGCGAACAACATTACGCCAACCTGGAAGGTGCTGAAGACGCGACTCCGGATATGGTCGACGCGATTATCCAGGAAGGCTCCAAGTTCTGTGAGCAGGTTCTGTCGCCGCTGAACCAGGTGGGTGATCAGGAAGGCTGTACCTGGAGCGAAGACGGCGTGAAGACGCCGACCGGCTTCAAGGAAGCCTACCAGCAGTATGTGGAAGGCGGCTGGCCCTCCATGACCGCGGATCCCAACTACGGCGGCCAGGGTCTGCCGAGCTCCATCGGCATCGTCATGAGCGAGATGGTCGGTACGTCCAACTGGTCCTGGGGCATGTACCCGGGCCTGAGCCACGGCGCCATCAACACCATTGAGCAGCATGGCTCCGATGAGCAGAAAGACGTCTACCTGACCAAGCTGACCAGCGGTGAATGGACCGGCACCATGTGCCTGACCGAGCCGCACTGTGGTTCTGACCTGGGCATCCTTCGTTCCAAGGCCGAGCCGAATGCCGACGGTTCCTACAACATTACCGGCACCAAGATCTTTATCTCGGCCGGCGAACACGACATGGCCGAGAACATCGTCCACATCGTGCTGGCCCGCCTGCCGGGCGCGCCGGAAGGCACCAAGGGCATCTCCCTGTTCATCGTGCCCAAGTTCCTGCCCAGCGAAGACGGCTCCGTGGGCGAGCGCAACGCGGTGTCCTGTGGCTCCCTGGAGCACAAGATGGGCATCCACGGCAACGCCACCTGCGTGATGAACTTCGACGGCGCCCAGGGTTGGTTGATTGGTCCGGAAAACAAGGGCCTGAACTGCATGTTCACCTTCATGAACACCGCCCGCATCGGTACCGCCATCCAGGGGCTGGGTGCTGCCGAGCTGGGCTTCCAGGGCTCGCTGGCCTACGCCAAAGAGCGTCTGGCGATGCGTTCGCTGAACGGTGCCAAGAACCCGGACGGCCCGGCGGATCCGATCATCGTCCACCCGGACGTGCGTCGCATGCTGCTGACCCAGAAGTCCGTCGCGGAAGCGGCCCGTGCCCTGATCTACCTGGCGGCGCAGCAGGCTGACATCGTGCACCAGGGCAAGACCGAGGAAGAGCGTAAGGCCGCCGACGCCATGCTGGGCTTCCTGACGCCGATCGCCAAGGCCTTCCTGACCGAGATTGGCTATGAGTCCGCTAACCTGGGTATGCAGGTCTTCGGCGGTCACGGTTTCATCTCCGAGTGGGGCATGGAACAGAACGTCCGCGACGCGCGGATCGGTATGATCTACGAGGGCACCACCGGCATCCAGGCGCTTGACCTGTTGGGTCGTAAAGTGCTGATGTCTCAGGGCGAGTCGCTGAAAGGCTTCACCAAGCAGGTTCACGTCTTCTGCAAGGAAAACGCCGACAACGAACAGCTCAAGGAGTTCGTCGAACCGCTGCAGGCGCTCAACAAGGAGTGGGGCGACCTGACCATGAAGGTCGGTATGACCGCCATGAAGAACCGTGACGAAGTCGGAGCGGCCTCGGTCGACTACCTGATGTACTCCGGTTACGCGGTCTTCGCTTACCTGTGGGCGCGCATGGCCAAGGTGGCTCTGGACGCAATGGCGGAGGGCACCAGCGAGGAAGCCTTCTACACCGCCAAGGTGCAGACCGCACGCTTCTACTTCAAGCGCCTGCTGCCGCGCACCAAAGGCCACGCCGAAGCCATGCTGGCCGGCGCTGACAGCCTGATGGATATGCCGGAAGACAACTTCGCGTTCTAA
- a CDS encoding acyl-CoA dehydrogenase C-terminal domain-containing protein, with product MADYQAPLRDIRFVLNEVFDAPSLWASMPRLAENVDADTADAILEEAGKIAGGVLAPLNREADEQGCQWQDGEVTTPEGFREAYQTLLEGGWIGLGGNPEFGGMGMPKTLVAQYEEMTQGANMAFGLAPMLTAGACLALDAHGSQELKEKYLPNMYSGVWSGAMDLTEPHAGTDLGIIRTKAEPNDDGSYNVTGTKIFITWGEHDMAENIVHLVLAKLPDAPKGPKGISLFLVPKFLVNEDGSLGDRNSLACGSLEKKMGIKASATCVMNFDGARGWLVGEPNKGLAAMFTMMNYERLGVGIQGLGAMEASLQSAREYALERLQSRAPTGKQAPEKAADPIIVHPDVRRMLLTMKGFVEGGRAFSTYVAQWLDMAKYSDDDADRAKADAMVALLTPVAKAFLTDRGLDACVTGQQVFGGHGYIREWGQEQLVRDVRITQIYEGANGIQALDLMGRKIVANEGRFFELFAEDVAAFIEANQGDAALAPYLEPLAASLERLADVTEAVIEAAVDDPNEVGAASVEYLDLFGLTALAYMWVRIVKAAAPKAEGDTSGFYTGKLKTARFYFERLLPRTVSLAEGIRSGSEAMMDLTADEF from the coding sequence ATGGCAGATTATCAGGCGCCGTTGCGCGATATCCGTTTTGTCTTGAATGAAGTGTTCGACGCGCCGTCCCTGTGGGCGTCGATGCCCCGCCTGGCGGAGAACGTGGATGCCGACACCGCCGACGCCATCCTGGAAGAGGCCGGCAAGATTGCCGGCGGTGTCCTGGCGCCGCTTAACCGGGAAGCCGACGAGCAGGGGTGTCAGTGGCAGGACGGCGAGGTCACTACGCCGGAAGGGTTCCGTGAAGCCTACCAGACGCTGCTCGAAGGGGGCTGGATCGGCCTGGGCGGCAACCCGGAGTTCGGCGGCATGGGAATGCCCAAGACCCTGGTCGCCCAGTACGAGGAAATGACCCAGGGTGCCAACATGGCGTTCGGCCTCGCCCCGATGCTGACCGCCGGGGCCTGCCTGGCGCTGGACGCCCACGGCAGCCAGGAGTTGAAAGAAAAATACCTGCCGAACATGTACTCCGGTGTCTGGTCCGGCGCCATGGACCTGACCGAACCCCACGCCGGCACCGATCTGGGCATCATCCGCACCAAGGCGGAGCCCAACGACGACGGTTCCTACAACGTCACCGGCACCAAGATCTTCATCACTTGGGGCGAGCACGACATGGCGGAGAACATCGTCCACCTCGTGCTGGCCAAGCTGCCGGACGCCCCCAAAGGCCCGAAAGGCATTTCCCTGTTCCTGGTACCCAAGTTCCTGGTCAACGAGGACGGGTCGCTGGGTGACCGCAACTCTCTGGCGTGCGGTTCCCTCGAGAAGAAAATGGGCATCAAGGCCTCCGCCACCTGCGTGATGAACTTCGACGGCGCCAGGGGCTGGCTCGTGGGTGAGCCCAACAAGGGCCTGGCGGCCATGTTCACCATGATGAACTATGAGCGCCTGGGCGTGGGCATCCAGGGTCTGGGCGCCATGGAAGCATCCCTGCAGAGCGCCCGGGAATACGCCCTGGAGCGCCTGCAGAGTCGTGCACCGACCGGCAAGCAGGCCCCCGAGAAGGCGGCCGATCCGATCATCGTTCATCCGGACGTGCGCCGGATGCTGCTGACCATGAAAGGCTTCGTCGAGGGCGGTCGTGCCTTCTCCACCTACGTGGCGCAGTGGCTGGACATGGCCAAGTACAGCGACGACGACGCCGACCGGGCGAAAGCCGACGCCATGGTGGCGCTGCTGACGCCGGTGGCCAAGGCTTTCCTGACCGACCGGGGCCTGGATGCCTGTGTGACCGGCCAGCAGGTATTCGGTGGCCACGGCTACATCCGCGAATGGGGGCAGGAGCAACTGGTCCGCGACGTGCGTATCACCCAGATCTACGAAGGGGCGAACGGCATCCAGGCCCTGGACCTGATGGGGCGTAAGATCGTCGCCAACGAGGGCCGCTTCTTCGAGCTGTTTGCCGAGGACGTGGCCGCGTTTATCGAGGCCAATCAGGGCGATGCCGCGCTGGCGCCTTACCTGGAGCCGCTGGCGGCCTCGCTGGAGCGCCTGGCTGACGTGACCGAAGCCGTGATCGAGGCTGCCGTCGATGATCCCAACGAAGTCGGGGCGGCATCGGTCGAGTACCTGGATCTGTTCGGGCTGACCGCGCTGGCCTACATGTGGGTGCGTATCGTCAAGGCGGCGGCGCCGAAGGCCGAAGGCGACACCTCCGGCTTCTACACCGGCAAGCTCAAGACGGCACGCTTCTACTTCGAGCGGTTGCTGCCCAGGACGGTTTCCCTGGCAGAGGGTATCCGCAGTGGCAGCGAGGCGATGATGGATCTCACGGCCGACGAGTTCTGA
- the holA gene encoding DNA polymerase III subunit delta, translated as MKTTPAQLDQVLSRGLAPVYLVSGDEPLLVQESCDSIRAKAREAGFNDRQIFHADRNLDWNQVGEELNALSLFAEKRRIEIHLPTGKLGDGRKVLEQTLASPPDDIILILISARLDAAETRRKWYKQLQDKGVHVPIWGIDPDKFPGWLQQRAKTRGLKLTQGALEELGERLEGNLLAASQELDRLALLAPDKTVDEEIVNQVVLDSARFNVFELVGDILMGKAEQAQRIIGILQQEEDSPLGLLAILSRDLRMTGRLQQALQRGDTAKDFFRSNNIRQPQRIRQLEQAARRLRPPQIRAALVRCSDIDRSAKGYGDLPPWHHLRTLTNELAARR; from the coding sequence ATGAAGACGACGCCGGCACAGCTGGACCAGGTGCTGTCCCGCGGGCTGGCACCGGTCTACCTGGTGTCCGGCGACGAGCCGCTGCTGGTCCAGGAATCCTGCGACAGCATTCGGGCCAAGGCGCGGGAAGCCGGTTTCAACGACCGGCAGATTTTCCACGCCGATCGCAACCTGGACTGGAACCAGGTGGGCGAGGAGCTGAACGCGCTGTCCCTGTTCGCCGAAAAGCGGCGCATCGAAATCCACCTGCCCACCGGCAAGCTGGGCGACGGCCGCAAGGTGCTGGAACAGACCCTGGCCTCGCCGCCGGATGACATCATCCTGATCCTGATCAGCGCACGCCTGGACGCTGCCGAAACCCGGCGTAAGTGGTACAAGCAGCTACAGGACAAGGGCGTTCACGTGCCCATCTGGGGCATCGATCCCGACAAGTTCCCGGGCTGGCTGCAGCAGCGCGCCAAGACGCGCGGCCTCAAGCTGACGCAGGGCGCCCTGGAAGAGCTGGGTGAGCGTCTGGAAGGTAACCTGCTGGCCGCCAGCCAGGAACTCGATCGCCTGGCTCTGCTGGCGCCGGACAAGACCGTTGACGAGGAGATCGTCAACCAGGTGGTGCTCGACAGCGCACGCTTCAACGTGTTCGAACTGGTCGGCGACATCCTGATGGGCAAGGCGGAGCAGGCTCAGCGCATTATCGGCATCCTGCAGCAGGAAGAGGACAGCCCACTGGGCCTGCTGGCCATCCTCAGCCGCGACCTGCGCATGACCGGCCGCCTGCAGCAGGCGCTGCAGCGAGGCGATACCGCCAAGGACTTCTTCCGCTCCAACAACATTCGCCAGCCCCAGCGCATACGACAACTGGAACAGGCGGCACGCCGCTTGCGACCGCCGCAGATCCGCGCTGCCCTGGTACGCTGCAGCGACATCGACCGCAGCGCCAAGGGCTACGGCGACCTGCCACCCTGGCACCACCTGCGCACCCTCACCAACGAGCTGGCAGCCCGGCGCTGA